The following are from one region of the Stanieria cyanosphaera PCC 7437 genome:
- a CDS encoding SIMPL domain-containing protein, with translation MWFTYMMSKFRYLILMGIVMIGLALPFKASAAEQVVSTLTVTGQGTEKITTTLTNIQLGVEIQGKTATEVQQQIAEQTNSLVQFLRSRQVEQLQTTGIQLQPSYDYSNEQRKLIGYVGINTLSFRLSTEKLGDLIDQAVQAGATRIDNISFTASDEAVANAQKQALKKAVQDAQAQAEAVLQALSLTAKSIVTIQINGANPPQPLMVQNEAFSARSQDKVSTPIIGGEQAVEASVTLQIGY, from the coding sequence ATGTGGTTTACTTATATGATGTCTAAGTTTCGTTACTTAATTCTGATGGGAATAGTTATGATTGGTTTGGCTTTACCCTTTAAAGCAAGTGCTGCTGAACAAGTTGTGTCTACTTTAACTGTTACAGGACAAGGAACTGAAAAAATTACTACTACTCTAACAAATATTCAATTAGGAGTAGAAATTCAAGGCAAAACGGCTACTGAAGTACAACAACAAATTGCCGAACAAACTAATAGTTTAGTTCAATTTTTGCGATCGCGCCAGGTAGAACAACTTCAAACTACAGGCATTCAACTACAACCTAGTTATGATTATAGTAATGAACAAAGAAAACTAATTGGTTATGTTGGTATCAATACACTTAGTTTTCGTCTCAGTACAGAAAAATTGGGTGATTTAATCGATCAAGCTGTTCAAGCAGGTGCAACCAGAATTGATAATATTAGTTTTACTGCTAGTGATGAAGCTGTTGCTAATGCCCAAAAACAAGCATTAAAAAAAGCAGTTCAAGATGCTCAAGCTCAGGCTGAGGCTGTGTTACAGGCTTTAAGTTTAACTGCTAAATCTATTGTAACTATTCAAATTAATGGAGCTAATCCTCCTCAACCTCTGATGGTTCAAAATGAAGCCTTTTCTGCTCGAAGTCAAGACAAAGTTAGCACTCCTATTATTGGTGGAGAGCAAGCAGTAGAAGCATCAGTAACTCTCCAAATTGGTTACTAA
- a CDS encoding M48 family metallopeptidase, whose protein sequence is MLKHFSKFLWYSHRRWLYVLLSLVCCVSIAIAKPLPSYGVPWIELFIRGAQIYQLSNISETQESQLGQEINQQLISSGRAPISSNQTITNYINEIGQRLAKTSERPKLKYTFQVVNDNGINAFATMGGYVYVNLGLIKKASNEAELASVIGHEIGHIVGRHAIQQMRQQAISQGVLTAAGLNRSAAVQIGVELALSRPNSREDELEADQLGLVNLKKAGYAPSGMISFMEKLLQKGGSVPNILSTHPATSDRIKALDAKVDPQTANVGMGLDSQAYKNRISSIL, encoded by the coding sequence ATGTTGAAGCATTTTTCTAAATTTCTTTGGTATTCTCACAGACGTTGGTTATACGTCTTGCTTTCTTTAGTTTGTTGTGTAAGTATTGCGATCGCAAAACCTCTCCCTAGTTATGGTGTTCCCTGGATAGAATTATTCATTAGAGGAGCGCAAATCTATCAACTATCAAATATTTCTGAGACTCAAGAATCTCAATTGGGTCAAGAGATTAATCAACAATTGATTAGTTCGGGAAGAGCTCCAATATCTTCTAATCAAACCATCACTAATTATATTAATGAAATTGGACAACGTTTAGCTAAAACCAGCGAACGCCCGAAGCTTAAATATACTTTTCAAGTAGTAAACGATAATGGTATTAATGCTTTTGCCACAATGGGTGGATATGTGTACGTTAATCTTGGTTTAATTAAAAAAGCCAGCAATGAAGCAGAATTAGCTAGTGTAATTGGACATGAAATTGGTCATATTGTTGGTCGTCATGCTATTCAACAAATGCGTCAACAAGCAATTTCTCAAGGTGTATTAACCGCAGCAGGATTAAATCGCAGTGCAGCAGTCCAAATTGGAGTTGAATTAGCACTTTCTCGTCCTAACAGTCGCGAAGATGAATTAGAAGCAGATCAACTTGGACTAGTTAATCTCAAAAAAGCTGGTTATGCACCTTCAGGAATGATTAGTTTTATGGAGAAATTACTTCAAAAAGGTGGTTCGGTTCCCAATATTTTAAGCACTCACCCTGCTACTTCTGACCGAATTAAAGCTTTAGATGCCAAAGTCGATCCTCAAACTGCTAACGTTGGGATGGGTTTAGATTCTCAAGCATATAAAAATAGAATTAGCTCTATATTATAG
- a CDS encoding bifunctional 4-hydroxy-2-oxoglutarate aldolase/2-dehydro-3-deoxy-phosphogluconate aldolase: protein MSRLNTSLNLINSWSEVLTLHRAIAVIRSPNQEMGLAMAQAVANGGIRLVEITWNSDQPEKLIAELRVRLPYCYIGVGTILNPEQLQDAIASGAQFVFCPHYNPAIVAAAVEHYQVPIVPGALSPTEIINAWQGGASAVKVFPIETVGGANYIKCLQAPLGHIPLIPTGGVKMDNAKEMLSAGALAVGLSSSLFPKSLLVTRNWREITHRAQILCSELFNFP from the coding sequence TTGTCTAGGTTAAATACATCGCTGAACTTAATTAACTCTTGGTCAGAAGTATTAACTTTACATAGAGCGATCGCAGTAATTCGTTCTCCTAATCAAGAAATGGGTTTAGCGATGGCGCAGGCGGTGGCGAATGGTGGAATTCGTTTAGTTGAAATTACTTGGAATAGCGACCAACCAGAAAAATTGATTGCTGAACTAAGAGTTCGATTACCTTATTGTTATATTGGTGTCGGGACAATTTTAAACCCAGAACAACTGCAAGATGCGATCGCATCAGGAGCGCAATTTGTTTTTTGTCCTCACTACAATCCTGCGATTGTGGCAGCAGCAGTAGAACATTATCAAGTTCCTATTGTACCTGGAGCTTTGTCTCCTACAGAAATTATTAATGCTTGGCAAGGTGGTGCGAGTGCAGTTAAAGTTTTTCCGATCGAAACTGTAGGAGGAGCAAACTATATTAAGTGTTTACAAGCACCATTAGGTCATATTCCTTTAATTCCCACAGGTGGAGTTAAAATGGACAATGCCAAAGAAATGTTAAGTGCTGGTGCGTTAGCAGTTGGTCTTTCTAGTAGTCTATTTCCTAAATCTTTATTAGTTACAAGAAATTGGCGAGAAATTACTCACCGCGCTCAGATTTTATGCTCTGAGTTATTCAATTTTCCTTAG
- a CDS encoding type II toxin-antitoxin system VapC family toxin, with translation MITVDTNIIVRLLTQDDQLQYQQSLKIFQSQNIFISNTVILETEWVLRFAYKFNPKEICQALQQLFGLPNVHLANANLIAQVLQWHENGLDFADAFHLAQSQHCLELYTFDEKFIKKASELTQCKVLKPHLDQNNG, from the coding sequence ATGATAACAGTTGACACCAATATTATTGTGCGACTATTAACCCAAGATGACCAATTACAATATCAACAAAGTCTAAAAATTTTTCAGTCACAGAATATTTTTATCAGCAATACAGTAATTCTAGAAACTGAATGGGTTCTGCGATTTGCCTATAAATTCAACCCAAAAGAAATTTGTCAAGCTTTACAGCAGCTATTTGGTTTGCCAAACGTCCATCTTGCCAATGCTAACTTAATTGCTCAAGTTCTTCAATGGCATGAAAATGGGTTAGATTTTGCAGATGCTTTTCATTTAGCACAGAGTCAACACTGTTTGGAACTATACACCTTTGACGAAAAGTTTATCAAGAAGGCGAGTGAACTAACACAGTGTAAAGTGTTAAAACCTCACCTAGATCAGAATAATGGTTAA
- a CDS encoding AbrB/MazE/SpoVT family DNA-binding domain-containing protein, whose translation MKTTKMSSKGQVIIPKALRESHNWEEGQELIAIDMGDGILLKPKKPFPETTLDRVAGCLKYQGTPKSLEDMEDAIRKGVERLNNDNS comes from the coding sequence ATGAAAACTACAAAAATGTCGAGTAAAGGTCAAGTCATTATTCCCAAAGCTTTGCGAGAAAGTCATAACTGGGAAGAAGGACAAGAATTAATAGCAATTGATATGGGAGATGGAATTCTCTTAAAACCAAAAAAACCTTTTCCCGAAACAACCTTAGATCGGGTAGCAGGTTGCTTAAAGTATCAAGGAACTCCCAAAAGTCTTGAGGATATGGAAGATGCTATTCGTAAGGGAGTAGAGAGATTAAATAATGATAACAGTTGA
- a CDS encoding bifunctional cobalt-precorrin-7 (C(5))-methyltransferase/cobalt-precorrin-6B (C(15))-methyltransferase: MTLNNFPQKWLSIIGIGEDGLAGLNNVARSLLDSAEVIVGGDRHLAMLPDTDHREKLVWTSPIKHSIAEIIQRRGQSVCVLASGDPMCYGIGVTLIRYIPIDEMSIIPAPSTFSLMCARLGWSLTEVELLSLCGRDPTLLHAFVYPHARLLILSADKQTPATVAEILVTQGYSQSEITVLEHLGGEKERIIPGVAATWDAKDVADLNAIACYCIPDSHTIPLSRVPGLPDLVYHHDGQLTKKEIRAITLAVLAPLPGQLLWDVGAGCGSIGIEWMRSERSCRAVAIEQNRTRIQYIADNAAALGVPNLQIVAGKAPTILKDLPQPDTIFIGGGLTTPNLLETCWNILPAKGRLVANAVTVESEQKLLQWQGELGGELTRIAISRAEPVGKFFGWKAIAPVTQWVVVK, translated from the coding sequence ATGACACTCAACAATTTTCCTCAAAAATGGCTTTCTATAATCGGTATTGGTGAAGATGGACTAGCAGGATTAAATAACGTCGCGCGATCGCTTTTGGATAGTGCAGAAGTTATCGTAGGAGGCGATCGCCATTTAGCTATGCTTCCTGATACAGATCACAGGGAAAAGTTGGTTTGGACTTCTCCAATCAAACATTCAATTGCAGAAATTATTCAACGACGGGGACAGTCTGTCTGTGTTTTAGCTAGTGGCGATCCGATGTGTTACGGCATTGGTGTAACTTTAATTCGTTACATTCCCATAGACGAAATGAGTATAATTCCAGCACCGTCTACTTTTAGCCTAATGTGTGCGAGATTAGGTTGGTCATTAACAGAAGTAGAATTATTAAGTTTATGTGGACGCGATCCAACTTTACTTCATGCTTTTGTTTATCCTCATGCTCGTTTATTGATTTTAAGTGCAGATAAACAAACACCAGCAACAGTAGCCGAAATATTAGTAACTCAAGGATATAGTCAAAGTGAAATAACAGTCTTAGAACATTTGGGAGGAGAAAAAGAACGAATTATTCCAGGCGTTGCTGCTACTTGGGATGCAAAGGATGTTGCCGATTTAAATGCGATCGCTTGTTATTGTATTCCAGACTCTCATACTATTCCTCTATCTCGTGTACCAGGTTTACCCGATCTTGTTTATCATCATGATGGACAATTAACTAAAAAAGAAATACGAGCGATTACCTTAGCAGTTTTAGCTCCTTTACCAGGACAATTATTATGGGATGTGGGTGCTGGTTGTGGTTCAATTGGAATTGAATGGATGCGAAGTGAGCGAAGTTGTAGAGCAGTCGCGATCGAACAGAATAGAACAAGAATTCAATACATTGCCGATAATGCTGCTGCTTTGGGTGTGCCTAATCTTCAGATTGTCGCAGGAAAAGCACCGACTATTTTAAAAGATTTACCCCAACCAGATACTATTTTCATTGGTGGAGGTTTAACTACTCCTAATTTATTAGAAACTTGTTGGAATATTTTACCTGCTAAAGGTCGATTAGTGGCGAATGCAGTCACAGTAGAAAGTGAACAGAAGCTATTGCAATGGCAAGGCGAATTAGGAGGAGAATTAACCCGTATTGCTATTTCTCGGGCAGAACCTGTAGGAAAATTTTTCGGTTGGAAAGCGATCGCGCCTGTAACTCAATGGGTAGTTGTGAAGTGA
- a CDS encoding DUF29 domain-containing protein, whose amino-acid sequence MNYHTLYDKDYSEWIQETLKQIKAKNFDRVDWNNLIEEIESMGKSERRALLSLFTQLLEHLLKMSYWDIEKERNYRHWASEVVNFRAQIESRLEDSPSLRRELPIFYERAHSTAIKSVSKLFNLDQKAYISLENALDEEWFPEL is encoded by the coding sequence ATGAATTATCACACTTTATACGACAAAGATTATAGTGAGTGGATTCAAGAAACCTTAAAACAAATAAAAGCAAAAAATTTTGATCGGGTAGACTGGAACAATTTAATTGAAGAAATTGAAAGCATGGGAAAAAGCGAAAGAAGAGCGTTATTAAGTCTTTTTACCCAATTGCTTGAGCATTTATTAAAAATGTCTTATTGGGATATAGAAAAAGAACGTAATTATCGTCATTGGGCATCTGAAGTTGTTAATTTTAGAGCGCAAATTGAAAGTAGATTAGAAGATAGTCCTAGTTTGAGAAGGGAATTACCAATCTTTTATGAACGCGCTCACTCAACTGCAATTAAATCTGTCTCAAAACTGTTTAATCTCGATCAAAAAGCTTATATCTCTCTAGAAAATGCTTTGGATGAAGAATGGTTTCCAGAGCTTTAA
- a CDS encoding ABC transporter permease — MSINQELIIEAGRTERQYWQDIWRYRELFYFLAWRDILVRYKQTIIGIAWALLRPFLTTVVFTLVFSKLAKLPSDGAPYPILVFAGMLPWQFFANALAECSNSLITNANLISKVYFPRLIVPASAVIVSFVDFLISGMILLALMIWYDFVPSWRIITLPIFIAIAFTASMGVGLWLSALNVQYRDFRYIVPFIIQFGLYISPVGFSSSIVPEQWRWLYSLNPMVGVIDGFRWAIIGGDIPIYWSGFIISIGLVTLLFISGIWYFRRMEKTFADVI; from the coding sequence ATGTCGATTAACCAAGAATTGATTATTGAAGCAGGTCGCACAGAAAGACAATATTGGCAAGATATTTGGCGTTATCGAGAGTTATTTTACTTTCTGGCTTGGCGAGATATTTTAGTACGCTACAAACAAACTATTATTGGTATAGCTTGGGCATTACTCAGACCGTTTCTGACTACAGTCGTTTTTACTTTAGTTTTTAGTAAGCTAGCAAAATTACCATCAGACGGTGCGCCTTATCCTATCTTAGTTTTTGCAGGAATGCTTCCTTGGCAATTTTTTGCCAATGCTTTAGCAGAATGTAGCAATAGCTTAATTACTAACGCTAATCTGATTTCTAAAGTTTACTTTCCTCGCCTCATTGTTCCTGCAAGTGCCGTAATTGTTAGTTTTGTGGATTTTTTGATTTCAGGAATGATTTTGCTAGCTTTGATGATTTGGTATGATTTTGTTCCTAGTTGGCGAATTATAACTTTACCTATTTTTATTGCGATCGCGTTTACCGCTTCAATGGGTGTAGGGTTATGGCTATCGGCGTTAAATGTTCAGTATCGGGATTTTCGCTACATTGTGCCGTTTATTATTCAATTTGGTTTGTATATTTCTCCTGTAGGTTTTAGTAGCAGCATCGTACCCGAACAATGGCGTTGGTTGTATTCTCTCAATCCAATGGTAGGAGTAATTGATGGTTTTCGTTGGGCAATTATTGGCGGAGATATCCCAATTTACTGGTCAGGTTTTATTATTTCTATTGGTTTAGTAACATTATTATTTATTAGTGGTATTTGGTATTTTCGGAGAATGGAAAAAACTTTTGCCGACGTGATTTAG
- a CDS encoding ABC transporter ATP-binding protein, whose product MSDTIIRVENLGKKYIIGHQQEGRSQYVALRDVIAEGAKSVVKRFTKPQESNSNREEFWALKDVSFEIKRGECVGIIGRNGAGKSTLLKILSRITEPTTGRISIKGRVASLLEVGTGFHPELTGRENIYLNGAILGMSRAEIKKKFDEIVAFAEVEKFLDTPVKHYSSGMYVRLAFAVAAHLEPEILVVDEVLAVGDAAFQKKCLGKMGDVATKEGRTVLFVSHNMATVQNLCSQCLYLNSGKIKEVNSTEFVINQYLVDISSESNKDSLAFRKDRQCSNKVKIVNFYILDDCREKQSVLQSGNNYTFVMEYENYCVEKIFDDVIGSIAITDNRNEITFLIRSNFTDQNFSINQQKGYIEAQVKDFNLTTGIYNTILFLSHRETEILDCISNACIIQVEAGDFFNTGSIGLPSHCKTLTRADWITK is encoded by the coding sequence GTGTCTGATACTATCATTAGGGTCGAAAATCTCGGTAAAAAATATATCATCGGGCATCAGCAGGAAGGGCGTTCTCAATATGTCGCTTTACGAGATGTAATTGCTGAGGGTGCGAAGTCTGTAGTTAAAAGATTTACGAAACCTCAAGAGAGTAACTCTAATCGTGAAGAGTTTTGGGCGTTAAAAGATGTTTCTTTTGAGATTAAACGAGGGGAATGTGTTGGTATTATCGGGCGTAATGGTGCAGGTAAATCAACCTTACTCAAGATTTTAAGTCGCATTACTGAACCAACGACGGGGCGTATTTCGATTAAGGGTAGAGTTGCCAGTTTATTAGAAGTAGGTACGGGTTTTCATCCAGAGTTGACTGGTAGGGAAAATATCTATCTCAATGGTGCAATTTTGGGGATGAGTCGGGCGGAGATTAAGAAGAAGTTTGATGAGATAGTTGCGTTTGCAGAGGTAGAAAAGTTTCTGGATACTCCTGTCAAACATTATTCATCTGGGATGTATGTACGTTTAGCGTTTGCAGTTGCTGCCCATTTAGAACCAGAGATTTTGGTAGTGGATGAGGTTTTAGCAGTTGGTGATGCTGCGTTCCAGAAGAAATGTTTGGGCAAAATGGGAGATGTGGCAACCAAGGAAGGGCGAACGGTTTTATTCGTTAGTCATAATATGGCTACTGTTCAAAATTTATGTTCTCAATGCTTATATTTAAATAGTGGGAAAATAAAAGAAGTTAATTCAACAGAATTTGTTATTAATCAATATTTAGTAGATATTTCTTCTGAGTCTAATAAAGATTCTCTTGCATTTAGAAAAGATAGACAATGTTCTAATAAAGTTAAAATAGTTAATTTTTATATTCTTGATGATTGTCGAGAAAAACAATCTGTTCTTCAGTCTGGTAACAATTATACTTTTGTTATGGAATATGAAAATTATTGTGTAGAAAAAATATTTGATGATGTAATTGGTAGTATTGCTATTACAGATAATAGAAATGAAATTACATTTTTAATTCGTTCTAATTTTACCGATCAAAATTTTTCTATTAATCAACAAAAGGGTTATATTGAGGCACAAGTAAAAGATTTTAATCTTACAACGGGAATATATAATACTATACTTTTTTTATCGCATAGAGAAACTGAAATTTTAGACTGTATTAGTAATGCTTGCATAATTCAAGTGGAAGCTGGTGATTTCTTTAATACAGGTAGTATAGGTCTTCCCTCTCATTGTAAAACTTTAACTCGTGCAGACTGGATAACAAAATGA
- a CDS encoding class I SAM-dependent methyltransferase, whose protein sequence is MIATKFIILKLIRYLLKTIFGIKNLEKTIVFICRLLGINLLNLAYNNIGILNYQNCDISGENLVINKILSQYFNSQQSLFFFDIGANTGSYSTKLRQKFKNAIIYAFEPNKYSFDELSKIKLDFNIKTYNLGLSSKSCQQKIYTYADEIKSQHASF, encoded by the coding sequence ATGATAGCAACTAAGTTCATTATTTTAAAACTTATACGTTATTTATTGAAAACCATATTTGGCATTAAAAATCTAGAAAAAACAATAGTTTTTATTTGTCGTTTATTAGGCATAAATTTATTAAATCTTGCCTATAACAATATAGGAATATTAAATTACCAAAATTGTGATATTTCTGGAGAAAACTTAGTAATAAATAAAATTTTATCTCAATATTTTAACAGCCAACAAAGCTTATTTTTTTTTGATATTGGTGCGAATACTGGTAGTTATTCAACAAAATTAAGGCAAAAATTCAAGAATGCAATAATTTATGCATTTGAACCTAACAAATATAGTTTTGATGAATTATCAAAAATTAAACTTGATTTTAATATTAAAACTTATAATTTGGGCTTAAGTTCAAAATCATGCCAGCAAAAAATTTATACATATGCTGATGAAATTAAAAGCCAACACGCAAGTTTCTAA